The window TCGCTCGTCGGCGAGACCGGGTACACGAGTAAGGGCTTCGCCGCGGCCGTAAAGGTCAGGGAGACCGTCCACCACGAGCTCAACTTTTTCCTGCGCTCGTTCGAGGTGAGGAACGTCTCGGACAGGCCGAAACACTTCCGGCTTTTTTCGGCGCAGAACTACCATATCCTGGAGAACAACTACGCGAACACGGCCGTGCGGGACGGCGACATGATGAGCCACTACAAGCGGGACCGGTTCATCCTGCAGAGCTCCTCGCCGGCCTTCGACCAGTTCACGGCGGGCATCTCCGAGTGGCGGGGCATGGAGGGCACCTGGAAGGACGCCGAGGACGGCGTACTGGCCGGCAACGTCGTGGCCCACGGCTCCGCGGACTCGGCCCTGGGCTGGACCCTGCCGGAGCTGCGGCCGGGCGAGGCGGCCACGGTGCACTTCTGGGCATGCGTAGGCCATAACTTCCCCGAGGCGAAGCGCATCAACGACTGGATAAAGGCCAGGGACGTCGAGACGATCTACTGCTCCTGTAAAAAATTCTGGGAGGCGTTCTGCACCAGGGCCGCCCGCCCGGGGCTCGATAAGCTGCCCCCGCCCGTGCGCGAGGCGTTCACCCGGAGCCTCCTGACCGTGGCCTGCCACCTGGACCGGGGGGGCTCTATCATTGCCTCCTGCGACTCGCAGATAAAGCAGCAGGGCGCCGACTATTACACGTACTGCTGGCCCCGGGATGCCGCCTGGGCCGCGGTCGCGCTTGACCGGGCCGGGTACGGCCACCTGAGCATGCATACGTACCGCTTTTTCAAGAAGATCGTCGACCCGAAGGGGTATTTCAGGCACAAGTACACGCCCGCCGGCGACCTGGGGAGCACCTGGCACCCGCTGCCCATGGTCCAGATCGACGAGACCGCCACGCCGATATACGCCATCTATGTGCACTGGCAGGAGACCCGGGACGTAAATGAGCTTTCTTCCTTATATGAGCCGCTGGTCAAGCCCGCC of the Methanocella sp. genome contains:
- a CDS encoding glycoside hydrolase family 15 protein, yielding MRPLIYGNGTLLVCVDERGVARDFYYPYAGMENHGGNIRLGLFDIDMKKFSWLDCWEIEQRYDGASLVGETGYTSKGFAAAVKVRETVHHELNFFLRSFEVRNVSDRPKHFRLFSAQNYHILENNYANTAVRDGDMMSHYKRDRFILQSSSPAFDQFTAGISEWRGMEGTWKDAEDGVLAGNVVAHGSADSALGWTLPELRPGEAATVHFWACVGHNFPEAKRINDWIKARDVETIYCSCKKFWEAFCTRAARPGLDKLPPPVREAFTRSLLTVACHLDRGGSIIASCDSQIKQQGADYYTYCWPRDAAWAAVALDRAGYGHLSMHTYRFFKKIVDPKGYFRHKYTPAGDLGSTWHPLPMVQIDETATPIYAIYVHWQETRDVNELSSLYEPLVKPAADSLMGFLKDGMPKPSFDLWEERKGIYTYSCASVYSGLRSAAAIGRVLGDEGSAAAWDGAAAKLKGAALERLYDQALGRFRRGVFDDTVDASAFAAWYLGLVEPESPMAAGTMAAIEKELMGPGGGVARYAGDGYQGHMNSWPLCTLWLAQWHIRRRELPRALELIEWCAKAAAPTGLMPEQTGPGGEPVSVLPLAWSHSTFMLAVIEYLEALEGKGLS